A region of Lentisphaera araneosa HTCC2155 DNA encodes the following proteins:
- a CDS encoding sulfatase family protein: SDQGPQRPNGIGMDATGPKSRNIIRKSRDGEIKKRKIVEKNMLGDTGPFKGNKGTCYDGGVRIPFIIRWPGKVKANYIDQENVISGLDWLPSVCRLAGIEKMPENIDGEDVSKVWLGDNYKREKPLFWQNNPGLGMRKGKWKYYLVLDNKRKIVGEELYDILNDPAEDENLSAQNPEIAKKLKQRLLAWKATLPKKVAKTGKYRHKYE; the protein is encoded by the coding sequence CAGTGATCAGGGACCTCAGAGACCCAATGGAATTGGCATGGATGCTACTGGACCAAAATCGCGTAATATAATTCGTAAAAGTAGAGATGGTGAAATTAAAAAACGCAAAATTGTTGAAAAGAATATGCTGGGCGACACGGGTCCTTTCAAAGGTAACAAAGGAACATGTTACGATGGTGGTGTGAGAATCCCTTTTATCATTCGTTGGCCAGGTAAGGTGAAAGCCAATTATATTGATCAAGAAAATGTCATTAGCGGTTTGGATTGGTTACCTTCAGTTTGCCGATTAGCTGGAATTGAAAAAATGCCCGAAAATATTGATGGTGAAGATGTTTCCAAGGTGTGGCTTGGTGACAATTATAAACGTGAAAAACCACTCTTTTGGCAAAATAATCCAGGCTTGGGCATGCGTAAAGGTAAGTGGAAGTACTACTTGGTTTTAGATAATAAGCGCAAAATTGTAGGTGAGGAACTCTACGATATTTTAAATGATCCGGCTGAAGATGAAAATTTATCTGCACAAAACCCTGAAATAGCCAAAAAACTTAAACAGCGACTACTAGCCTGGAAGGCCACTCTTCCTAAAAAAGTAGCCAAGACAGGTAAGTATAGGCATAAATATGAGTAA